One window of Sulfurospirillum sp. 1612 genomic DNA carries:
- a CDS encoding ROK family protein yields MILAIDAGGTHLRALLLEKEKEVASFEAKSSEMPLGSWLTSLLEKNPKIRTVCISFAGQVNDGTITAAPNMTVDIPDIKTHFERHFPITLYIENDLKCAAIAEAKAHKSAHLCALYVGTGIGLGVIEAGKLIKGHDNFATEIGHIPFSPAPFACGCGRDNCLELFASGSGLHKWARYYNLKPNQTLDSLKTSQEPHAQKIVTQFENALLHAAGCVITLFNPEILVLGGGIIEANGFLVDFIKTNIHTTALKHSVKNVMIVKSNLKHAPLTGATLLKESYV; encoded by the coding sequence ATGATACTCGCCATTGATGCGGGGGGAACCCATCTAAGAGCCCTACTTTTAGAGAAAGAAAAAGAGGTAGCATCTTTTGAGGCCAAAAGCAGTGAGATGCCACTAGGAAGTTGGTTGACCTCTCTTTTAGAAAAAAATCCTAAAATTCGTACCGTTTGTATCTCATTTGCGGGACAAGTGAACGATGGCACCATCACAGCCGCGCCTAATATGACTGTGGATATCCCCGATATCAAAACCCACTTTGAGCGCCATTTTCCCATCACACTCTATATCGAAAATGACCTGAAATGTGCCGCAATTGCCGAGGCAAAAGCACACAAAAGTGCACATCTTTGTGCGCTTTATGTGGGTACGGGTATCGGACTTGGTGTCATCGAAGCAGGAAAACTCATAAAAGGTCATGATAATTTTGCCACTGAAATCGGGCACATCCCATTTTCACCAGCACCATTTGCATGTGGTTGCGGCAGGGATAATTGCTTGGAACTCTTTGCGTCTGGTTCAGGTCTTCACAAATGGGCACGCTATTACAATCTAAAACCCAACCAAACGCTTGACTCATTAAAAACATCACAAGAACCCCACGCCCAAAAGATTGTCACACAATTTGAAAATGCGCTCTTACACGCAGCCGGTTGTGTGATTACGCTTTTTAATCCTGAGATTTTAGTCCTAGGAGGTGGGATTATCGAGGCCAATGGTTTTTTAGTCGATTTTATCAAAACCAATATTCACACCACTGCATTGAAGCATTCAGTAAAAAATGTTATGATTGTCAAGAGCAATTTGAAACACGCCCCATTAACGGGGGCTACGCTATTAAAGGAATCTTATGTCTAA
- the glgA gene encoding glycogen synthase GlgA, which yields MSKDKLKVLFVAAEVVPFAKTGGLADVSGALPKALKKLGTEIIVVMPRYYKIDKSQLQALPGALGVPMGPIGELWCEVFTSFIPGSDVPIYFIDYEAYFGRSALYDEEGEAYEDNDNRFIFLSKAALQLSKKLSFQPDIVHANDWHTAILPILCQTRFYEDFANTASVLTIHNLQHQGEFFKGAMDVMEVGWEHFNPMEFQKYENVNFLRGGIATTDALTTVSEKYAQEIQTPEFGFGLEEHIRAHRGKLFGILNGVDYHEWNPSCDDHIAAYYDSDDMRGKALCKRDLQEYFGLKVDDNIPLIGFVGRFAEQKGLSMIAEAIRGLLDLDLQIVILGTGEKWAEFFFGEVAAKHRDKLGVHIGYSNTLAHKIEAGSDMFLMPSLFEPCGLNQIYSLRYGTLPIVRATGGLDDTIINYENDNPNSNGFKFYEPSAWALYHTIKWTLEVYHNEKSEFFQMQQRAMALRFDWEKAALSYMKVYQFARDKHNN from the coding sequence ATGTCTAAAGATAAATTAAAAGTCTTATTTGTCGCCGCAGAAGTTGTCCCCTTTGCCAAAACCGGAGGACTTGCAGATGTCTCAGGTGCCCTGCCAAAAGCTCTTAAAAAACTTGGGACTGAAATCATTGTCGTCATGCCACGATATTACAAAATCGACAAAAGCCAACTGCAAGCATTACCCGGTGCGCTAGGCGTTCCTATGGGACCCATTGGTGAGCTTTGGTGCGAAGTTTTTACCAGTTTTATACCCGGGAGCGATGTACCGATTTATTTCATCGATTATGAGGCTTATTTTGGTAGAAGTGCTTTATATGATGAAGAGGGCGAAGCTTATGAGGACAATGACAATCGATTTATCTTTTTATCAAAAGCCGCCTTACAACTCAGCAAAAAACTCTCCTTTCAACCCGATATTGTACACGCCAATGATTGGCATACGGCAATTCTTCCCATCTTGTGTCAAACACGCTTTTACGAAGATTTTGCCAACACGGCCTCCGTACTGACCATACACAATCTCCAGCATCAAGGAGAATTTTTCAAAGGTGCGATGGATGTCATGGAGGTGGGTTGGGAACATTTCAATCCTATGGAATTTCAAAAATATGAGAATGTCAATTTTCTAAGAGGAGGAATTGCCACAACTGATGCCCTCACCACTGTTTCTGAAAAATATGCCCAAGAAATTCAAACACCCGAATTTGGATTTGGCTTAGAGGAGCATATTCGCGCTCATCGTGGAAAGTTATTTGGTATTTTAAATGGGGTGGATTATCATGAGTGGAACCCCAGTTGTGATGACCATATCGCCGCCTATTATGATAGCGATGATATGAGAGGTAAAGCCCTATGCAAACGGGATTTACAAGAGTATTTTGGACTTAAAGTCGATGACAATATCCCGCTGATTGGTTTTGTTGGAAGATTTGCAGAACAAAAAGGACTCTCCATGATTGCTGAGGCAATCAGAGGACTTTTGGATTTAGACTTACAAATTGTCATCTTGGGTACCGGAGAAAAATGGGCAGAATTTTTCTTTGGTGAAGTCGCAGCAAAACACAGAGACAAATTGGGCGTACATATTGGATATAGCAATACCTTAGCCCACAAAATAGAGGCAGGCAGTGATATGTTCTTGATGCCTTCTTTGTTTGAGCCCTGTGGCTTAAATCAAATCTATTCACTGCGCTATGGCACACTCCCCATTGTCCGTGCCACCGGGGGACTGGATGATACGATTATAAACTATGAAAATGACAATCCAAATAGTAATGGTTTTAAATTTTATGAACCCAGTGCTTGGGCACTGTATCATACCATCAAATGGACACTAGAGGTGTATCACAATGAAAAATCAGAATTTTTCCAAATGCAACAACGCGCTATGGCGTTACGATTTGACTGGGAAAAAGCAGCACTTTCTTATATGAAAGTGTATCAGTTCGCACGCGACAAACATAATAACTAG
- a CDS encoding galactose-1-phosphate uridylyltransferase — translation MSEIRLDLLKNRYTLIAPERLHRPDFYKHQEQPKISEAACPFCEGNETMTPPEIFAMRSNEANAPHWLTRVVPNLFKAVQIELEDRSRRQGLFESIPGVGAHEVLIDSPSHTHDCSNLNVNEIENWLKSIIRRITDLKKDTRLVYLSVFKNHGINGGATQEHPHTQILALPIMPKTELAFLKHNMEYYRLHGRGKLQDIVENEKFSKDNRVIGERGNFIAFCPFASSFPFEVMIAPTKNLANLDACDSDDTKDLSALLKETFAKLNSQLGDFDYNLYFKLSPLNSNFENEIYMPYLQKNFRFSLSIIPRNYRFGGFELSSEMMINPVAPEECANLLNAKE, via the coding sequence ATGTCTGAAATACGATTGGATTTACTTAAAAACAGATATACCTTGATTGCTCCAGAGCGATTGCATCGTCCTGATTTTTATAAGCATCAAGAACAACCAAAAATCAGTGAAGCCGCCTGTCCTTTTTGTGAAGGCAACGAGACGATGACCCCTCCTGAAATCTTTGCGATGCGAAGCAATGAAGCCAATGCCCCTCATTGGCTCACGCGTGTTGTTCCCAATCTCTTCAAGGCTGTTCAAATCGAACTTGAAGACAGATCCAGACGCCAGGGATTATTTGAGAGTATTCCCGGAGTCGGTGCGCACGAAGTCTTGATTGACTCTCCTTCTCATACTCACGATTGTTCCAATTTAAATGTCAATGAGATAGAAAATTGGCTCAAAAGTATCATACGTCGGATTACGGATTTGAAAAAAGATACCCGACTCGTTTATTTGAGTGTCTTTAAAAACCATGGCATCAACGGTGGCGCCACACAAGAACACCCCCATACACAAATCTTAGCCTTGCCGATTATGCCCAAAACCGAATTGGCTTTTTTAAAGCACAATATGGAATATTATCGTTTGCATGGCAGAGGAAAACTCCAAGATATCGTCGAAAATGAAAAATTTTCTAAAGACAACAGAGTGATTGGTGAGCGAGGGAATTTTATCGCATTTTGCCCATTTGCTAGTAGTTTTCCTTTTGAAGTCATGATTGCACCGACCAAAAATCTCGCCAATCTCGATGCTTGTGATTCTGATGACACCAAAGACCTCTCCGCTCTTTTAAAAGAAACATTTGCCAAACTCAACTCCCAATTGGGAGATTTTGATTATAATCTTTATTTCAAACTCTCTCCGCTTAATAGCAATTTTGAAAATGAAATCTATATGCCTTATCTACAAAAGAATTTTCGATTTAGCCTGAGTATTATCCCTCGAAACTATCGGTTCGGTGGATTTGAACTCTCATCAGAGATGATGATCAACCCAGTCGCCCCTGAAGAGTGCGCCAACCTTTTAAATGCAAAAGAGTAA
- a CDS encoding alpha-amylase/4-alpha-glucanotransferase domain-containing protein — MKEVSLLFGVHLHQPVDNLGFAVDEAIEKCYRPFFETMLNYPEFKFSLHCSGWLLDQIRLHHPDIFQAMKTLTKKGTIEWISAGFYEPILSVIPSHDRVAQIEKLNTFIKKHFKKEPHGLWLTERVWESSIVPDLNKAAMEFALIDDYHFLSSGFDANSMDGYFQTEESGKKLALFPISGALRYALPFFNTKRAIDAILDCKKHDDSAAIIFDDGEKFGLWPKTHEWVYEKKWLEKFIEAVLEDTRIKTEHFSDYLRQNRSRGIAYLNNTSYFEMGEWSLKSEQTLGLEALKTQVGTEYFDHEGIAFIKGGIWKNFFVKYEESNYLHKRMLYMSQRQAQLKTKAKENLYKLQTNDVFWHGVFGGLYLPNLRDNAYHYLMALEKEFATKNIQYEVSDIDMDGYDELKVLSKQLSLVFSSKNGAQMIEFGTLDGGFNWQNTLTRRKEAYHDKILNPSAPAPIQDHHEDAIATIHHAPEQIDERLRENLIFDWHLKYSFVDHLLLEPIQLSQFKAATFREIGDFANQPFELDAKNQTFTRQGGIYLEQHYPTELSKKFSFSHTMVSLDCHVKTDYKGVLYYGVEFNLHFAHPKEVRFNGEAILDGLVLHHLEQLIIFDSFTNKTLTLSMNQPFDCTAFILNTVSQSENGFDLVAQQISFILTLPCHDDEHVTLSLGVKDV; from the coding sequence ATGAAAGAAGTCAGCTTACTTTTTGGAGTTCATCTGCATCAACCCGTCGACAATTTAGGCTTTGCCGTCGATGAAGCCATCGAAAAGTGTTATCGACCTTTTTTCGAGACAATGCTCAACTATCCAGAATTCAAATTTTCACTTCATTGTAGTGGTTGGCTTTTGGATCAAATCCGACTCCATCATCCTGATATTTTTCAAGCGATGAAAACTCTCACAAAAAAGGGGACGATTGAGTGGATTAGTGCGGGATTTTATGAGCCCATACTCAGCGTTATCCCCTCTCATGATCGTGTCGCGCAGATTGAGAAACTCAACACCTTTATCAAAAAACATTTCAAGAAAGAACCTCACGGTTTATGGTTGACTGAGCGCGTTTGGGAATCCTCAATCGTGCCCGATCTCAATAAAGCAGCGATGGAATTTGCCCTGATTGATGATTATCATTTTTTAAGTAGCGGTTTTGATGCCAACTCGATGGATGGGTATTTTCAAACTGAAGAGAGTGGCAAAAAACTCGCCCTCTTCCCAATCTCAGGGGCCTTGCGCTATGCACTGCCTTTTTTCAACACAAAACGCGCGATTGATGCGATTTTGGATTGTAAAAAGCATGATGATTCTGCGGCGATTATCTTCGATGATGGTGAAAAATTTGGACTTTGGCCTAAAACTCATGAATGGGTTTATGAAAAAAAATGGCTTGAAAAATTCATCGAAGCGGTATTAGAAGACACCCGAATCAAAACCGAACATTTTAGCGATTATCTGAGACAAAACCGCTCTCGGGGTATCGCATATCTCAATAATACCTCCTATTTTGAGATGGGTGAGTGGAGTTTGAAAAGCGAACAAACGCTTGGCTTAGAAGCACTCAAAACGCAAGTAGGAACCGAATATTTTGATCATGAAGGCATCGCCTTTATCAAAGGGGGTATCTGGAAAAACTTTTTTGTCAAATATGAAGAGAGTAATTACTTACACAAAAGAATGCTCTATATGAGTCAAAGGCAAGCTCAACTCAAAACCAAAGCCAAAGAAAATCTCTACAAACTCCAAACCAATGATGTCTTCTGGCATGGGGTATTTGGAGGATTGTATCTACCCAATCTCAGAGACAATGCCTACCATTATTTAATGGCATTAGAAAAAGAGTTTGCAACCAAAAACATCCAATATGAAGTCAGTGATATCGATATGGATGGGTATGATGAGCTCAAAGTCCTCAGCAAACAACTCTCATTGGTATTCTCATCCAAAAATGGTGCTCAAATGATAGAATTTGGCACTTTAGATGGGGGTTTTAATTGGCAAAATACGCTCACAAGAAGAAAAGAAGCCTATCATGATAAGATTTTAAATCCCTCCGCACCCGCCCCCATCCAAGACCATCATGAGGATGCCATCGCGACCATTCACCACGCGCCCGAACAGATTGATGAGAGACTGCGAGAAAATCTAATTTTTGATTGGCATTTGAAATACTCTTTTGTAGATCACCTCTTGCTAGAACCCATCCAACTCTCGCAATTCAAAGCAGCAACGTTTAGAGAAATCGGTGATTTTGCCAATCAACCGTTTGAACTTGATGCAAAAAACCAAACATTTACTCGCCAAGGGGGTATCTATCTAGAGCAACACTACCCAACAGAGTTGAGTAAAAAATTCTCTTTTTCTCACACCATGGTCTCTTTAGATTGCCATGTGAAAACAGACTATAAAGGCGTGCTGTATTATGGTGTCGAATTCAATCTGCATTTTGCCCACCCCAAAGAGGTACGCTTTAATGGTGAAGCGATTCTAGATGGCCTTGTTTTGCACCACTTAGAACAGCTCATTATTTTCGATTCCTTTACCAACAAAACGCTCACCTTGAGCATGAACCAACCCTTTGATTGCACTGCATTTATCTTAAATACCGTCTCACAAAGTGAGAATGGATTTGATTTGGTCGCACAGCAAATCTCGTTTATCCTCACACTTCCATGTCATGATGATGAGCATGTCACCTTGAGTTTAGGAGTTAAAGATGTCTGA
- a CDS encoding glycogen synthase: protein MKVLFASSEIVPFAKSGGLADVAAALPKALSTSLTIARVMPLYGFISKERLTPTPYNFSLQLGGISYEIVIYHSEQDGMRTYFIQAPLLSDTQHLYGDHEAYANNDLRFGIFSKALVYLAQELHIDILHLNDWHSALAALWLKEIYPQAKSIFTIHNLAYQGIFEKESLKRLGISETHFTMEDLEFYGQCNFMKAGIKYANAITTVSPHYAKEILSPEFGCGLDGFLNQHKKKLTGIINGLDTTLFNAKSDPALIANFDEKTLKNKNKNKSYMLKETKLKDIKRPLFIMISRLTEQKGFDILLQSLDALLAQELNLLLLVDGASPYQTALQQAADTHPNMALRLGFDENLSHQIYAAADFFLMPSHFEPCGLAQMISYRYGVIPIVRDTGGLHDSVHENSRQCGQGIRFKQATGNALKRAINRALILYHNTKKKQEIQRFNLHCDFSFEHSAREYQKLYQAVLS from the coding sequence ATGAAGGTTTTATTTGCCTCAAGCGAAATCGTACCTTTTGCCAAAAGCGGCGGACTCGCCGATGTCGCAGCAGCGCTACCAAAAGCACTCAGCACATCGCTGACAATCGCACGCGTGATGCCACTTTATGGTTTCATCTCAAAAGAGAGACTCACACCAACGCCTTACAACTTTTCACTACAGCTAGGAGGTATTTCTTATGAGATTGTAATCTATCACAGTGAGCAAGATGGCATGCGCACCTATTTCATCCAAGCACCGCTTTTGAGTGATACTCAACACTTATATGGCGATCATGAAGCCTATGCCAACAACGATCTGCGCTTTGGAATTTTTAGTAAAGCCTTGGTGTATTTGGCCCAAGAATTACACATCGATATTTTACATCTCAATGATTGGCACAGCGCGCTTGCGGCGTTGTGGCTAAAGGAAATCTATCCGCAAGCAAAGAGTATTTTCACCATTCACAATCTCGCTTATCAAGGGATTTTTGAAAAAGAATCTTTGAAAAGATTAGGAATTAGTGAAACCCACTTTACGATGGAGGATCTCGAATTTTACGGCCAATGCAACTTCATGAAAGCAGGCATCAAATACGCCAATGCCATCACGACAGTGAGCCCACATTATGCCAAAGAAATCTTGAGCCCTGAATTTGGCTGTGGATTGGATGGATTTTTAAACCAACACAAAAAGAAGCTAACTGGCATCATCAATGGCTTAGATACTACGCTTTTTAATGCCAAAAGTGATCCTGCACTTATTGCAAATTTTGATGAAAAGACGCTAAAAAATAAAAATAAAAATAAAAGCTACATGCTCAAAGAGACCAAACTCAAAGATATCAAACGCCCTCTTTTTATCATGATAAGCCGACTCACCGAACAAAAAGGTTTTGATATTCTGCTTCAAAGTCTTGATGCACTCTTGGCACAAGAGCTAAATCTCTTGCTATTGGTCGATGGAGCCAGTCCTTATCAAACAGCACTGCAACAGGCCGCCGATACGCATCCTAATATGGCGTTGCGCTTGGGATTTGATGAAAACCTCTCCCATCAAATCTATGCTGCGGCGGATTTTTTCTTGATGCCTTCACATTTTGAACCTTGCGGACTCGCACAGATGATTTCGTATCGCTATGGCGTGATTCCCATCGTTAGAGATACCGGAGGATTGCATGATAGTGTGCATGAAAACAGCCGCCAATGCGGTCAGGGCATACGGTTCAAACAAGCCACAGGCAATGCTTTAAAAAGAGCCATCAATCGGGCCTTAATACTCTATCACAACACAAAAAAGAAGCAAGAGATACAACGCTTCAATCTTCACTGTGATTTCTCCTTTGAGCACAGCGCACGGGAGTATCAAAAACTCTATCAAGCGGTACTATCATGA